In Legionella cincinnatiensis, the DNA window AATAAATAGAATAGTTTTATAAATAGCCACATTCCAATATATGCGATTGCTGCACTCAGCACCGCTTGAGGTAGAGGTGTAAACAAGTTTGCAGTATTGGCAACTAATCCCAACCACAATAAGCTTAAAGTAAGGCAATCGGGTAATATTTGATGATCTAAGTCAATAAAAATTAAACAAATTAAAATCCATATAGCTATTAATACAAAAAGCAAGTGTGCAGTAAATCCAAAATGCCAACTTGCATATAGGGAGAGAAGCATGGTACCTAATTCAATTAGAGGATAACGGATTGGAATAGGGCTTTTGCATTGATGGCAACATCTGCGTAAAAAAATGTAACTTAAAATGGGAATGTTTTGCCATGCTTTAACCATTGCTTTACAGGAAGGGCAAAATGACCTGGGAAAAAATAAATTAATCTTTTCTTGTTTGTTTTCTTCAATACCCATTAACTCATTATATTGCTGCCTCCACTCGATTTCGAGCATTATAGGCAAGCGGTATATAATCACGTTAAGCAAGCTACCTACAGCAACTGAAAATAACGCGACTAAAAGATACATCAACCATGTATTATGAGTGATTAAATCATATACCATCGAACAGTCCTACCTAAAATTAAGCCTGGGTTTTCAGTGAAGAAATACCCAGAAAAGTAATACAAAATCTCTAGGACTCGCTTTGCAGTACCTAGGTTATTGATGAGAAACTCTTATATTGCAGCACCTAATTTAAAAATTGGCAAATACATTGAAACTACAAGACCTCC includes these proteins:
- a CDS encoding prepilin peptidase, with product MVYDLITHNTWLMYLLVALFSVAVGSLLNVIIYRLPIMLEIEWRQQYNELMGIEENKQEKINLFFPRSFCPSCKAMVKAWQNIPILSYIFLRRCCHQCKSPIPIRYPLIELGTMLLSLYASWHFGFTAHLLFVLIAIWILICLIFIDLDHQILPDCLTLSLLWLGLVANTANLFTPLPQAVLSAAIAYIGMWLFIKLFYLFTGKIGMGNGDFKLFAAFGAWLGWIYLPLILLLSSISGTIIGLLYLYSKGKTKETAIPFGPFLCISGLICLFWGKYIVNWYLHFWM